One genomic region from Haloarcula taiwanensis encodes:
- a CDS encoding sulfite oxidase: MTDDLLDSPGGRLLVSVVAAVAGLAGSYAVTGYAPAFIASPIERTLARSMPGIIVSTAISSLGSLGQQLNLLFAIALAGLFIALAARAAILIGQLANNRALPVVGTAVVTWVVSVVLTGEVVLAAGPAVPAAAVVGLAQLLDGLSGSVSPISSKRRRALSTVGAAVAAATVGYTAGNRRSVAATGDDAPVLNAPGADLDDVDEKLAVAAESSLGFGDIDPLVSENFYEVDINSIDPQISAADWSLSITGAVEEEITLDYGDILEMDAENRFITLRCVGESLNGYKIDNALWTGVPVDSLLEEAGVQSGCECVMLRAEDDYYEEFPIDALRGGMLAYGMNGKILPRGHGYPVRALVPGHWGEVNVKWLSEIEILDEEADGYWEKRGWQGTGPVNPVAKLHHESMLSDGRRRIGGPAYAGLRGVQRVEVSTDGGETWADATLSDQLPAASGDGPAEDAWRQWEHTYDPPSGGHTVVVRMVDQRGEVQPEEETDSYPSGASGWVSKQYS; encoded by the coding sequence ATGACTGACGACCTTCTCGACTCTCCCGGCGGGCGGCTGCTGGTCAGTGTCGTTGCAGCCGTCGCGGGCCTGGCCGGCTCCTACGCGGTCACTGGCTACGCACCTGCGTTCATCGCCTCGCCTATCGAACGGACGCTCGCACGGTCGATGCCCGGCATCATCGTCTCGACCGCCATCTCGTCGCTTGGCAGTCTCGGCCAACAGTTGAATCTCCTGTTCGCCATCGCGCTCGCTGGGCTGTTCATCGCACTGGCGGCCAGGGCAGCCATCCTCATCGGGCAACTGGCGAATAACCGCGCCCTCCCTGTTGTCGGAACGGCTGTCGTCACCTGGGTTGTCAGCGTCGTTCTCACCGGCGAAGTCGTCCTTGCCGCTGGCCCGGCGGTCCCCGCCGCCGCCGTCGTCGGCCTTGCGCAGCTCCTTGACGGACTCAGTGGCTCGGTGTCGCCGATATCCTCGAAACGACGGCGGGCGCTCTCGACGGTCGGTGCGGCTGTCGCCGCGGCAACGGTCGGCTACACGGCTGGTAACCGGCGTTCGGTCGCCGCGACGGGTGACGACGCGCCCGTACTGAATGCGCCGGGGGCAGACCTCGACGATGTCGACGAGAAGCTCGCCGTCGCCGCGGAGTCCTCGCTTGGCTTTGGCGACATAGACCCGCTGGTCAGCGAGAACTTCTACGAGGTCGATATCAACTCCATCGACCCGCAGATCTCGGCCGCGGACTGGTCGCTCTCTATCACTGGTGCCGTCGAAGAGGAGATCACGCTCGACTACGGGGACATCCTGGAGATGGACGCCGAAAACCGGTTCATCACGCTCCGCTGTGTCGGCGAGAGTCTGAACGGCTACAAGATAGACAACGCGCTATGGACCGGCGTTCCCGTCGACAGCCTGCTCGAAGAAGCCGGCGTCCAGAGCGGCTGTGAGTGTGTGATGCTCCGGGCCGAAGACGACTACTACGAGGAGTTCCCCATCGACGCGCTCCGGGGCGGGATGCTCGCCTACGGAATGAACGGGAAGATACTCCCGCGCGGCCACGGCTACCCCGTCCGGGCGCTGGTCCCCGGCCACTGGGGCGAGGTCAACGTCAAGTGGCTCTCGGAGATCGAAATTCTCGACGAGGAGGCCGACGGCTACTGGGAGAAACGCGGCTGGCAGGGGACCGGGCCGGTGAATCCGGTCGCCAAACTCCACCACGAATCGATGCTTTCCGACGGCCGGCGGCGGATCGGCGGCCCCGCCTACGCCGGCCTGCGCGGCGTCCAGCGCGTCGAGGTCTCCACCGACGGCGGCGAGACGTGGGCGGACGCAACGCTCTCGGACCAACTGCCGGCCGCCAGCGGCGACGGCCCCGCCGAGGACGCATGGCGACAGTGGGAACATACCTATGACCCGCCGTCCGGCGGCCACACCGTCGTCGTCCGGATGGTCGACCAACGCGGCGAGGTACAGCCCGAGGAGGAGACTGACTCCTATCCCAGCGGTGCCTCGGGCTGGGTGTCGAAGCAGTACTCGTAA